The stretch of DNA GTCGTGATCGGCGACGACGAGCGCACGTTCATCTTCTGGCGCAAGCTCTTCGACGCGGGCGTGTTCGTGAACGCCTTCATCAGCCCGGGCGTGCCGCAGGGCCTGCAGATGCTGCGCACGAGTTTTATGGCCTCGCACGAAAAACATCATCTCGACCGCATCCTCGAAATCAGCGGCGACATCGGCCGCGAACTCGGCCTCATCGCTTAACACAAGGGTCCGCCGCATGGCAGTGACAGTCCGACCGCTCACGACCGAGGCCGAACGCCTAGTCTTCATCAAGCTCCAGTGGGCCTTTTACCGCGACGACCCGTATTGGGTGCCGCCCCTGATCTTCGACAGGAAAAAGCTTCTCGACACCAAAAAGAATCCGTTTTACAAACACGGACGCATACAGCTTTTTCTGGCCGAGCGCGACGGGGCTCCGGTGGGGCGCATCGCTGCGATCGTGAACGACCGGCACAACGAGATTCACAACGACGAGGTCGGCTTTTTCGGTTTCTTCGAGTGTATCGACGACCAGCAGGCGGCCGACGCGTTGTTCGCCGCGGCGGCGGAGTGGCTCCGCGCGCAGGGCAAGACGCGCATGCGCGGTCCGCTGAATCCCTCGATCAACGACGAGCTCGGTCTGCTGGTGGACGGCTACGACGATCCGCCGCTGATACTGATGACCTACAATCCGCGCTATTACGCGCGTCTCATCGAGCAGGCGGGCTTCGTGAAGGAGAAGGACCTCTTCGCCTTTGCGATCACGTCCGACGGCGTGGTGACCCCGAAGCTCGACCGCGTGCAGAAGGCCGTGCGCGAGCGCCAGGGTGTGACGATACGCAACCTCGATCTCAAAAACGTGGCGCGCGAGCTGCCGATCATCAAGAGTCTGTACAACCGCGCGTGGGAGAAGAACTGGGGCGCCGTATCGATGACCGACGAGGAATTCGACGCTCTCGCGGCGGATCTTGTGCAGGTGATGCGCAACTTCGAGGAATTCGCGTTTGTACTCGAGAAACAGGGCGAGCCGATCGGCTTCGCGCTCACACTGCCGAACATCAACGAAGTGCTGATCCACAACAAGCGCGGCTGGCTGATACCCGGCGCGCTGCGTCTGCTCACCGGCACAAAGAAGATCACGAAGATGCGCATCCTCGTGTTGGGCGTGCTGCCGGA from Ignavibacteriota bacterium encodes:
- a CDS encoding GNAT family N-acetyltransferase codes for the protein MAVTVRPLTTEAERLVFIKLQWAFYRDDPYWVPPLIFDRKKLLDTKKNPFYKHGRIQLFLAERDGAPVGRIAAIVNDRHNEIHNDEVGFFGFFECIDDQQAADALFAAAAEWLRAQGKTRMRGPLNPSINDELGLLVDGYDDPPLILMTYNPRYYARLIEQAGFVKEKDLFAFAITSDGVVTPKLDRVQKAVRERQGVTIRNLDLKNVARELPIIKSLYNRAWEKNWGAVSMTDEEFDALAADLVQVMRNFEEFAFVLEKQGEPIGFALTLPNINEVLIHNKRGWLIPGALRLLTGTKKITKMRILVLGVLPEHREKGFDAVMYYEIVNRAMARGIHFGEASWVLEDNTMMVRAAKLMNAEAYKTYRIFEKAV